A segment of the Terriglobia bacterium genome:
GGAATACGCATCGGAGCATCTCTCGCTGCTCATTGATGAGAGTCCGAAAAGGAGACGCATTTCTCTTCACGCCGACATATTGCACGAGAGACACACTACCGGCGGGCTCGCAGCGGTGCTGTCGTTTGATGACTTCGCTGCCGCGGATTACTTCCTTTTTCTCGCAGGAGAGCTACGTCACGAAACCCCTCCAGATACGTTTTTTGAATGGCGTCCGTGGAGTGCTCTGTACCTCAAACGAGCACCCACATTCCTACTCAATGCTGAAAAGACCAGCGTTGCTGTGCAGGTCGCGCGCGCTATCGGCGTGCCAAGCGTCGCCGAATTCAAGAAGCGACTTGCGGAGCGAGCGCCGCGCATAACTCTATTATTCAGGGGTAGTGGCGGCTTCTGGCATGAACAGCCGTTGCGGGACCAGGACATACAGCGAATAGCGTCGAGGTAGAGTATTCATTTGGCGTACGCCGGGTGCCCCACCCTTCGCGGTTTTCGAAGGGTGGGTAAGCGACCGGACTCCAGCCCGCGAAGCGGGCGAAAGAAAGTAGCCCCGGGCGCGGGGTCCCCAACACGCGCCGCTTTTTGCGCGTGGTGGGGTGCTCGTGAGCCCGGGGTCAGGTTGGCAAGAAATCACTTCCGCTCTGCCGAAGTTGAGCCGGGTTGCGGGCGTGAGCGAAGCGGGAGCCCGCAGGCGAAATCCTGAGCGCAGCGAAGGAGCTTATTCGCATGCGCGCAGCCGCTCGCGGCGGAGCGCAAATAAACAATCCCTTCGTACCCTGTCCTGCTTGAAGATAGGAACGAGCACGTCAGGTGACACCGTCGCGGTAGCGACGGAATGAAAATAGCCCAGGGCTTCAGCCCTGGGTGGCCGGCAGAACAATCTGAGTCCCGTAGGGACGACTGAAGCTCCACTTCAGCCGTCCCTACGGGACTTTGCGTCTCTGCGAATCTTTTCCCGGCACTGAAGTGCCGGGCTATTTTCGTCCGCCGCTACGCGGCTCAATCCAGTTAGACAACCGATGCCGAGCACCCCACCTCTTGCGCGGCAAAGGGTGGGAATGCAGACCAACATCACGCAGCGTTGACCGTGATCCGCCCGGCTTTCCTGACGCGCCGCGGACGAATCACGATTTCGACATCGCAGTTCAGGGCGGTGACGAACCCCAGCAGGCGCTCCACGGAAAAGCCGTCCAGCTTGTAGTTCTTCAGCGCCGACACCTTGGGTTGATTCACTCCCAGCCGCTCCGCGGCCTTCACCTGCGACAGCTTCATCGCGGCGAGTATCCGGTTGAGGGCCACGGCCAGCTTCACCTTCGTCTGCCGTTCTTCGGCGTCTTTGAACCCGAGGTCCGCAAAAACGTTCCCGGAGCTCGCCTTGATCTCCACATCGTCACTATTTCTTCTTTGCGGCACTGGCTTTCTCCTCGAAATTGATCCTGTAGTGCTCACGCGCAGCTTGCAGCCGTTTGTGAATCAACTCAACGTCCGTCTTCGCGGTCCGAATTCCCTTCGGCGACTTCTTCTGAAAGGCGTGCAGGACGTAAACCGCCAATTCAAATCTCACTGTGTACACGGCGCGATAGGTATTGGCTTCGTAGTCGTCCACGATCTCGAATACGCCCGGCCCCTCGCCTTTCCAGGGCTTCGCCGATGGATGTTTCTCGCCGAACTGCGCCACTCCCAGCGCCCAGCCGATTTCATCCTTGACCCGCTCAGGGAATGACATGAGTTCCTCGTGAGAGGAGCCCATCCAAAACAGCTTTTTCTCTCCTGGTGCCGGCTTGCGCGTCATTAGTTATCCCAATTTTAGGATATCAGGCTCCTGTGTCAAGAAGAATTTATGCCGGGTACCCTACCTTTTGCGCGGCCAAGGGTGGGAATGCAAACCAACATCCCGCGGCATTGACCCTGATCCGCCCGCACCGCACGTCGCCGGCCCGCGAAGCGGGCGAAAGAGAGGGTAGCCCCGGGCGTGAGCCCGGGGTTAGGTGCGCAAAGAAATCTTTTCCTCTCTGCCGAAGGCATGCGCGCAGCCGCTGGCGGCGGAGCGCACAGAAAACATTCTGCCGCCCGCTGAAGCTCGCTTCGGCGCTTCGCGCCTCGGTCACGGCTGAAGCCGTGACGTACCCCCCAGCTAACCCCCGGCTTACGCCGGGGACTGCATATTCTGTCGCGCGCTCGGCGCGCTCAGGGAAAACCCCCGTCCCCTTCGACAAGCTCAGGGCGG
Coding sequences within it:
- a CDS encoding helix-turn-helix domain-containing protein, whose product is MPQRRNSDDVEIKASSGNVFADLGFKDAEERQTKVKLAVALNRILAAMKLSQVKAAERLGVNQPKVSALKNYKLDGFSVERLLGFVTALNCDVEIVIRPRRVRKAGRITVNAA
- a CDS encoding type II toxin-antitoxin system RelE/ParE family toxin, whose translation is MTRKPAPGEKKLFWMGSSHEELMSFPERVKDEIGWALGVAQFGEKHPSAKPWKGEGPGVFEIVDDYEANTYRAVYTVRFELAVYVLHAFQKKSPKGIRTAKTDVELIHKRLQAAREHYRINFEEKASAAKKK